Below is a window of Impatiens glandulifera chromosome 2, dImpGla2.1, whole genome shotgun sequence DNA.
AGGATTATAGATGAAAATCCaagtgaaattaaaaaaaaatgtatataaataatagccTGTAAAggataaaaattaagaatggaGAAAGTTATAAGCTTCCAACCATAAGCCTATGgctttatttttcaataattctgTCACGAGCCATTATACTTTCCCCCAATCTTCTTCCTCAAATTATTCCTTCCTTCAACCAAAGACAGAAAAGAGAATTTATTAAACTCCCCCTTTGCTTCACAACCTGAAAATTCCtcctttattattatattacttaCTATTCATAATTGGCACGTAACAGTACTAATAAATACCACTTATTCCCACTGATTCTCATCTATCATTTTCGATGTGGCACCAACAAGTCATGACTCAACCAAACCTGACCCAAGAACCCAATCTCCACCTCGGAAGGCCTAATCGAACAGGATGGCTAACCGGTGGAGGAGGAGATAGACTCACCTCCACTCACGACCTTGTCCAACAAATGTACTATCTCTACGTCCGAATTGTAAAAGCTAAAGATCTCCCATTCAATCCCATTACCGGCGGCGGTTGCGATCCCTATGTTGAAGTCAAGCTCGGAAACTACAGGGGACGTACTCGACACTTCGAGAGCAAAACAAACCCCGAATGGAACCAAGTTTTTGCTTTCTCAAAAGACAGAGTTCAATCCTCTGTATTGGAGGTATTCGTCAAAGACAAAGACACCATTGGGAGAGACGACCATCTCGGGAGTGTACTTTTCGACTTGAACGAGATTCCCACTCGTGTCCCACCTGACAGCCCGTTGGCTCCTCAATGGTATAGATTAGAAGACAGAAGAGGCCAAGGGAAGAATGCGAAAGGAGAAATCATGATCGCGGTTTGGATGGGAACGCAAGCCGACGAAGCATTTCCTGACGCTTGGCATGCCGATAATGCGTTACTTCAAGGAGAAGGCGTTTTGAATGTCCGATCCAAGGTTTATGTATCTCCCAAACTATGGTACATTCGAGTTAATGTAATCGAAGCTCAAGATGTTGTTCCTAACGACAAAACCCGTTCTCCTGAAGTTTTCGTGAAAGCCCAAATCGGGAATCAAGTGTTGCGAACCAAGATATGTTCGAATTTGAACCAATTGTCTAACCCTTTATGGAACGAGGATTTTGTTTTCGTAGCTGCGGAGCCGTTCGAGGATCAACTAGTGTTAACCATTGAGGACCATGTTCACCAAACCAAGGACGACGTTTTAGGAAAGTTAACACTTCCCCTTGACATCTTCGAGAAAAGGTTAGACCATAGACCTGTTCAATCCCGTTGGTATAACCTCGAGAAATTCGGATTCGGCGCGTTAGAAGCCGACAGACGAAAAGAGATGAAATTCTCAAGCCGAATCCACATTCGGGTTTGTCTAGAAGGCGGTTACCACGTCTTAGACGAGTCCACTTTGTACATAAGCGATCAACGCCCAACCGCGAGACAGTTATGGAAGCAACCCGTCGGAATACTCGAAGTCGGAATCCTCGGAGCACAAAATCTTCTCCCAATGAAGATGAAAGACGGTCGAGGAACCACGGACGCGTACGTCGTGGCGAAATACGGTCAAAAATGGGTACGAACGAGAACGGTTCTCGACTCGTTTGTCCCGAAATGGAACGAGCAATACACTTGGGAAGTATACGACCCGTCGACGGTCATAACGTTGGGTGTTTTCGACAACTGTCGACTTAATGTCGGAACAGAGGGAAAAGATTGTCGTGTCGGGAAAGTGAGGATTCGATTGTCGACGCTTGAAGCTAATAAAAACTACACTCAATCTTACCCTCTTCACGTTCTACATCCAACCGGGTTAAAGAAAATGGGCGAGCTAAATCTCGCGTTTCGATTCACCAGCCTTTCGCTAGCACACATGATTTATATCTACGGGCAACCACTGCTACCGAAAATGCATTATCTTCAACCATTCAGTGTGAATCAGCTCGACAATCTAAGGTATCAAGCGATGAACATCGTGGCGACTAGGCTCGGGCGGGCCGAGCCTCCTTTAAGGAAGGAGGTTGTTGAATACATGTTGGACGTGGATTCTCATATGTGGAGTATGAGGAGGAGTAAAGCGAATTTCTTCCGTATAATGTCGCTTTTCTCCGGCGCTATATCCGTCGGTAAATGGATTGGCGACGTTTGTCATTGGAGAAACCCTGTTACGTCAGTATTGGTTCATGTTCTGTTTCTGATATTGATTTGGTATCCGGAGCTTATAATGCCGACTCTATTTCTCTACATGTTTCTGATTGGTCTATGGAACTATAGGTTTAGGCCGAAGCAGCCTAGTCATATGGACCCGAAGTTATCGTGGGCTGAGACGGTTAATCAAGACGAATTGGACGAAGAGTTTGACACGTTTCCTAGTTCGAAACGCGACGATTTGGTGAGGATGAGGTATGATAGGGTGCGGAGTGTGGCTGGAAGGATTCAGACGGTGGTTGGCGATTTGGCGACGCAAGGGGAGAGGATTCAGTCGGTGTTGAGCTGGAGAGATCCGAGGGCGACGAGCGTTTTCGTGTTGTTTTGTCTTTGTGCGGCGATGGTGATGTATGTGACGCCTTTTCGCGTTCTGGCTTTGGTTTGTGGATTGTATTGGTTGAGACATCCTAAGTTTAGAAGCAAGTTACCTTCTGGTCCCAACAATTTCTTCAGGAGATTGCCTGCTCGTGCAGATAGCTTGCTCTAAGCTAACACCcttaataataagattatatatatgttcaatcattttcaaataaaccacttctatcaaaactttattaatcaaatatttgttttcatgaGTTCATTGGGGGTTTCTTCTGTGGTAATTGTAGTAAAAATGGAGTTTATATTATGGGAGgatataaagtttatttatacttatattaattaatgttaagatttacatattttgttttacttaTAAATCAATTTGATTACTATGACTTTCTTTAATAATATAGTTGGTTTTAAattgttacttttatttatttaattaatttataagatatCTTTGTCTTTAATTTTTC
It encodes the following:
- the LOC124926840 gene encoding FT-interacting protein 1-like, which encodes MWHQQVMTQPNLTQEPNLHLGRPNRTGWLTGGGGDRLTSTHDLVQQMYYLYVRIVKAKDLPFNPITGGGCDPYVEVKLGNYRGRTRHFESKTNPEWNQVFAFSKDRVQSSVLEVFVKDKDTIGRDDHLGSVLFDLNEIPTRVPPDSPLAPQWYRLEDRRGQGKNAKGEIMIAVWMGTQADEAFPDAWHADNALLQGEGVLNVRSKVYVSPKLWYIRVNVIEAQDVVPNDKTRSPEVFVKAQIGNQVLRTKICSNLNQLSNPLWNEDFVFVAAEPFEDQLVLTIEDHVHQTKDDVLGKLTLPLDIFEKRLDHRPVQSRWYNLEKFGFGALEADRRKEMKFSSRIHIRVCLEGGYHVLDESTLYISDQRPTARQLWKQPVGILEVGILGAQNLLPMKMKDGRGTTDAYVVAKYGQKWVRTRTVLDSFVPKWNEQYTWEVYDPSTVITLGVFDNCRLNVGTEGKDCRVGKVRIRLSTLEANKNYTQSYPLHVLHPTGLKKMGELNLAFRFTSLSLAHMIYIYGQPLLPKMHYLQPFSVNQLDNLRYQAMNIVATRLGRAEPPLRKEVVEYMLDVDSHMWSMRRSKANFFRIMSLFSGAISVGKWIGDVCHWRNPVTSVLVHVLFLILIWYPELIMPTLFLYMFLIGLWNYRFRPKQPSHMDPKLSWAETVNQDELDEEFDTFPSSKRDDLVRMRYDRVRSVAGRIQTVVGDLATQGERIQSVLSWRDPRATSVFVLFCLCAAMVMYVTPFRVLALVCGLYWLRHPKFRSKLPSGPNNFFRRLPARADSLL